Proteins encoded by one window of Paenibacillus sp. DCT19:
- a CDS encoding DUF4280 domain-containing protein, translated as MLLPMLVKALLSGGFSGEFTYVVRGAEISCSEGSEPGVLNLPLSHGIYIKEQPVMNVADVIPLANVGRCGFCKVDGALCVPDTFFNKWTQGKEDVLVEGESALLNRSELICRKGGTITINEDGQL; from the coding sequence ATGTTGCTTCCCATGCTTGTCAAAGCCCTCCTGTCCGGAGGGTTCAGCGGTGAGTTTACGTATGTGGTTCGTGGTGCAGAGATATCCTGCAGTGAGGGCTCGGAACCCGGCGTGCTAAATCTACCGCTTTCTCACGGAATTTATATTAAAGAACAGCCTGTAATGAACGTTGCCGACGTTATACCACTGGCCAACGTGGGACGTTGCGGGTTTTGCAAAGTGGATGGAGCGTTATGTGTGCCAGATACGTTTTTCAACAAATGGACCCAAGGCAAAGAGGACGTGTTAGTGGAGGGGGAGTCAGCTCTTCTTAACAGGTCGGAACTGATCTGTCGCAAGGGTGGAACGATAACAATAAATGAGGACGGACAACTGTAA
- a CDS encoding SMI1/KNR4 family protein: MAEVVRVHDKVSLEQIENFENTTNIKLPTLYRDFLLEYNGGRVQPNVFKISSDEGESALNIFYGIGSMRSNLEKKFDFFDDILEIGFIPIASDSGGNQVCLGVTEEFYEQIYFWIHDEEYDEAMENMFFLAKNINEFIGSLYDTE; encoded by the coding sequence ATGGCTGAAGTTGTACGAGTACATGATAAGGTATCTTTAGAGCAAATAGAAAATTTTGAGAATACTACAAATATCAAATTACCTACGTTATATAGAGATTTTTTATTAGAATATAATGGGGGGCGTGTTCAACCGAATGTCTTTAAAATCTCCTCGGATGAGGGTGAAAGTGCATTAAATATATTTTATGGAATTGGCAGCATGAGAAGTAATCTAGAAAAAAAATTTGATTTTTTTGATGATATATTGGAAATTGGCTTTATTCCTATTGCTAGTGATTCAGGTGGTAACCAGGTTTGTTTAGGTGTTACTGAAGAGTTCTATGAGCAGATTTATTTCTGGATACATGATGAAGAGTATGATGAGGCTATGGAAAACATGTTTTTTTTGGCGAAGAATATTAATGAGTTTATTGGTAGTTTGTACGACACCGAATAG
- a CDS encoding HNH endonuclease, with protein MHQKNNFHSEINGRMELVPFGIHNSINHKGGRAPGGWAHAKR; from the coding sequence ATCCATCAAAAAAATAATTTTCATTCTGAAATTAACGGTAGAATGGAACTAGTACCTTTTGGTATACATAATTCCATAAATCATAAAGGTGGAAGAGCTCCTGGTGGTTGGGCGCACGCTAAAAGATAA
- a CDS encoding DUF1629 domain-containing protein produces the protein MVQQYYELIEDQRILNVFRPPVIDTPYDELPFSSVRRIERKPHDEMTDWITRPAYYMSDRMKRLMENVDETIPFKSVTFINEENGEPFSYWVFKLSNASTFSKKSVFHPDGSLKQLVLDAQAVQDQRIWMLGDVRETRVLVRLDLAESILRRGSQALYFGRWRWNETLW, from the coding sequence ATGGTCCAGCAATATTACGAACTGATCGAAGACCAACGAATATTGAATGTATTCAGGCCACCAGTTATAGATACGCCTTATGATGAATTGCCATTCTCTTCAGTTCGGAGGATCGAGCGAAAACCTCATGACGAAATGACCGATTGGATAACAAGGCCTGCCTACTATATGAGCGATCGCATGAAGCGGCTTATGGAGAACGTCGACGAAACGATTCCGTTTAAATCGGTAACCTTTATCAATGAAGAGAACGGCGAACCATTCAGCTACTGGGTTTTTAAACTCTCCAACGCATCCACATTCTCCAAGAAAAGTGTTTTTCATCCGGATGGTTCATTGAAACAACTCGTATTGGATGCGCAAGCGGTGCAGGATCAGCGGATATGGATGTTGGGCGATGTAAGAGAAACGCGTGTACTGGTTCGTCTGGATTTGGCCGAAAGCATTCTCCGACGGGGTTCACAGGCTTTGTATTTCGGAAGGTGGAGATGGAATGAAACCCTATGGTGA
- a CDS encoding HNH endonuclease: MQNEEQSTLTYEDILIHWPYGPVRLDRLQWIQQAGSHARLSFSGWIDEDWEETILQQAGSHDRVGFIRKDNTGREIPLFKGQLHDISIEAFRGMTCVRAVVISHTYELDTFQRTRSFQNENLRYLDIVHRVMDAYPEGDYIDYALEKNKTGVFLMQYQETDWAFLKRIASHMGADLIPDVTAHKPRFWIGYPEGIRSFELKERPYEKARNLENYLHTVAHEQHQVNEEQYTTFTFNLGQELQPGDEVSCDGATYLINRREAVMDRGLLQWTYTCALPTFHPLTKKLQTDIIGASIDGKIIDVKRNQVKVHLDMDEDQQAGEARWFPYAAEGSQVWYMMPEPGAKVKLYFPSAEEDEAMVMQSVREEPKEATHAAKSSKVMQDPGVKSFGNPQGKSFTLGDSELVMTAQEGSLYISMAAGNGVTLNSTTHIQIQSMGDVNISGGNVSLTGAEGLFIQTATDHVELVEEVNGKSEKVLLEAEIHRSFEMIESAFDQALASMGEAVLKQERLARNWELRHQSELNRNIDEGKSLLRMVGDVADILYTGLEGPDQVRATYSSFKDGGYVGPLEERNATWQGLVKTWDYASDVVTLQKSWGELGNDALGVASEFITPLMNQAKKDPITMLTFTEEESKQAGVSDAEANLAQLDIAGMALGGSSLVKKSAMKINKLGRKSDHGDGSGPKGFLHGDGDGPDGAAAVIKDGKFKTNAALLPPSLNELGELIAKAVGKMTEGAAASIPWRIRYVQLPDGGNVPVIMKMDRQGSSGNRKEDLKGGTEGTGKKTGKLDLSDFTKEIMKTKPMNSRVPKKWYDKGGTISIDENGTWTYTNKNGISVSYPGGYPDFSPYYHPTVAPVTIKVSSPKNNHKDFENANKEAGLSKDSDPPVPSKNEPPDGYTWHHHEDGKTMVLVEEDIHDEFKHIGGQSKVNGKNKTKNSEE, translated from the coding sequence GTGCAGAACGAAGAACAATCGACACTGACATACGAGGACATCCTAATCCATTGGCCGTATGGGCCTGTACGATTGGATCGACTACAGTGGATCCAGCAGGCCGGTTCACATGCCCGTTTATCCTTTAGTGGCTGGATCGATGAAGACTGGGAAGAGACCATTCTTCAACAGGCGGGGAGCCACGATCGTGTCGGATTCATTCGAAAAGATAATACGGGACGGGAGATTCCGTTGTTCAAAGGGCAGTTACATGATATTTCCATTGAAGCGTTCAGAGGAATGACTTGTGTAAGAGCGGTGGTCATCTCTCATACCTACGAATTGGACACGTTTCAGCGAACGAGATCCTTTCAAAATGAGAACCTGAGATATCTGGATATTGTCCATCGCGTTATGGACGCGTATCCTGAAGGAGACTATATCGACTATGCCTTGGAGAAAAACAAGACCGGAGTCTTTCTTATGCAGTATCAGGAGACAGATTGGGCATTTTTGAAGCGGATTGCTTCCCACATGGGAGCGGATCTTATCCCTGACGTGACCGCGCACAAACCTCGTTTTTGGATTGGTTATCCGGAAGGTATAAGGAGCTTCGAACTGAAGGAACGGCCGTATGAGAAGGCACGTAATCTGGAGAACTATTTACATACCGTAGCTCATGAGCAGCATCAAGTGAATGAAGAGCAATATACGACGTTTACCTTTAACTTGGGACAGGAACTACAGCCAGGCGACGAAGTATCTTGTGATGGAGCGACGTACCTTATCAACCGCCGCGAAGCAGTCATGGATCGTGGATTGTTACAGTGGACGTATACCTGCGCGTTGCCAACCTTCCATCCTTTGACGAAAAAGTTGCAGACGGATATCATTGGCGCTTCAATAGATGGTAAAATCATTGATGTAAAGCGAAATCAGGTCAAAGTTCACCTTGATATGGATGAAGATCAGCAAGCGGGCGAAGCAAGATGGTTTCCATATGCCGCAGAAGGCAGTCAAGTATGGTACATGATGCCTGAGCCTGGTGCAAAGGTGAAACTGTACTTTCCAAGTGCTGAAGAAGATGAAGCGATGGTCATGCAATCGGTTCGGGAGGAGCCCAAGGAAGCAACGCATGCCGCAAAAAGCAGCAAGGTGATGCAAGATCCTGGCGTCAAGTCGTTTGGAAATCCCCAAGGAAAGTCATTTACGCTCGGAGACAGTGAGTTGGTCATGACTGCTCAAGAGGGCTCATTATACATTTCCATGGCGGCGGGTAACGGGGTGACCTTAAACAGTACGACGCATATCCAGATTCAATCGATGGGAGACGTTAACATTAGCGGTGGGAATGTCTCGCTCACCGGGGCTGAGGGTCTCTTCATTCAAACAGCAACCGATCATGTGGAATTAGTCGAAGAGGTAAACGGCAAGAGTGAGAAGGTGCTGCTTGAAGCAGAGATTCATCGTTCATTTGAGATGATTGAGTCGGCATTCGACCAAGCTTTGGCAAGCATGGGAGAAGCAGTATTGAAGCAAGAACGCTTAGCGCGCAATTGGGAGCTTAGGCACCAAAGCGAACTGAATCGCAACATTGATGAAGGCAAGAGCTTGCTCCGCATGGTAGGAGATGTCGCGGACATCTTATATACCGGACTCGAAGGCCCCGATCAAGTCCGAGCCACGTATAGTAGCTTCAAAGATGGTGGATATGTCGGCCCGTTAGAGGAGAGGAATGCAACGTGGCAAGGTCTAGTCAAGACATGGGACTATGCAAGCGATGTGGTGACACTTCAAAAGTCTTGGGGTGAGCTCGGGAATGACGCCTTAGGGGTTGCGAGTGAATTCATCACTCCTCTCATGAACCAGGCCAAAAAGGATCCGATCACCATGCTGACGTTCACCGAAGAAGAGAGTAAACAGGCGGGTGTCTCGGATGCGGAAGCTAATTTAGCTCAGCTCGACATTGCAGGAATGGCGCTAGGAGGCAGTTCGCTAGTCAAGAAAAGCGCCATGAAAATCAATAAATTGGGACGTAAGTCGGACCATGGAGATGGTTCGGGGCCAAAAGGTTTCCTTCATGGAGATGGAGATGGCCCAGATGGTGCCGCTGCTGTAATAAAAGATGGGAAATTCAAGACCAATGCGGCATTACTTCCTCCATCTCTGAATGAGTTGGGCGAGCTCATCGCTAAAGCGGTGGGGAAAATGACGGAAGGTGCTGCGGCCAGTATCCCGTGGCGTATTAGGTACGTACAATTACCCGACGGTGGGAACGTACCAGTCATTATGAAGATGGACAGACAGGGTTCATCAGGTAACCGTAAGGAAGACCTCAAGGGTGGAACTGAGGGGACGGGTAAAAAGACAGGGAAGTTAGACCTATCAGATTTCACTAAAGAAATAATGAAAACAAAACCTATGAACTCACGAGTTCCAAAAAAATGGTATGATAAGGGAGGAACTATTTCAATTGATGAGAATGGAACTTGGACATATACTAACAAAAATGGAATTTCAGTAAGTTATCCAGGCGGCTACCCTGATTTTTCACCATACTATCATCCTACTGTGGCACCAGTAACCATAAAAGTTTCATCTCCAAAAAATAATCATAAAGATTTCGAGAACGCAAATAAAGAAGCGGGCTTAAGTAAAGATTCTGATCCACCAGTGCCGAGTAAAAATGAACCCCCTGATGGATATACATGGCATCATCATGAAGATGGTAAGACTATGGTTTTAGTGGAAGAAGATATTCATGACGAATTCAAACATATTGGTGGGCAATCTAAGGTCAATGGTAAAAACAAAACAAAAAATAGTGAGGAGTAG
- a CDS encoding DUF6572 domain-containing protein, whose amino-acid sequence MSVLDKNKIDGIGKGKNENKLALMIADHLDWENELQHLTFLQDKINAYISFIESGQAYSIYPDAKSVDGFIFDLRFKYKPTENCNRMLDVFRNNIQDLRIEFKIYES is encoded by the coding sequence ATGTCAGTATTGGATAAAAATAAAATAGATGGAATTGGAAAGGGTAAAAATGAAAATAAGTTAGCGTTAATGATTGCAGACCATTTAGATTGGGAAAATGAACTCCAACACTTAACATTTTTGCAAGACAAAATTAATGCATATATATCATTTATTGAAAGTGGGCAAGCCTATAGCATCTATCCAGATGCTAAGTCAGTAGATGGGTTTATTTTTGATTTAAGATTTAAATATAAACCAACTGAGAATTGCAATAGAATGTTGGATGTATTTAGAAATAATATTCAAGATTTGAGAATCGAGTTTAAAATATATGAATCCTAG
- a CDS encoding pentapeptide repeat-containing protein produces the protein MNKEEALTHFNQVVLEPAIHYALSTLRTYVVEHREELIQGFVESIRQLCIQAKMDQEQQGKSSVAFIHCSMLRMSLVNGSYAYLLEAYSEDWYWDSIGCFHEYDATWAFAPLNELQDSLIVEMKRYGGKLNASDAERMILQAAGQFNAFVMTIARMAVPHILNLPEMQALDRSDRFQIRVGEYKDYSEPVHIREGDHRNIQHLRKKLSTADGLENAYGDYTSLSLPEGSFDHVDVRYSDFSDADFRKCSFINSVLIGTKWHRSNLSETDLRGSVLTDASFRGCNLKGANLSETSDGGNGDGFATTSLGLQGISFERANLENADLRGANLAQADFKEANLTGAQVWIHDRDKYEDQWSDKQLASVLWVALPTREDKEGLWSSNITN, from the coding sequence ATGAATAAAGAAGAGGCCTTAACCCACTTCAATCAGGTCGTACTGGAACCTGCCATTCACTATGCTCTTTCAACCCTTAGAACTTATGTTGTGGAACACAGAGAGGAATTAATCCAAGGTTTCGTGGAGTCGATCAGACAGCTATGTATTCAAGCCAAAATGGATCAGGAACAGCAAGGCAAGAGTTCTGTCGCATTCATTCATTGTTCCATGCTAAGAATGTCGCTAGTTAATGGTAGCTATGCCTACCTCTTGGAGGCTTACTCCGAGGACTGGTATTGGGATAGTATCGGATGTTTCCACGAATACGACGCAACATGGGCCTTTGCGCCATTGAACGAACTGCAGGATTCGCTAATTGTAGAAATGAAACGCTATGGAGGAAAGCTGAACGCATCGGATGCAGAACGGATGATCTTGCAAGCGGCAGGACAATTCAATGCCTTCGTTATGACCATCGCCCGAATGGCTGTACCCCATATCTTGAACTTGCCAGAGATGCAAGCATTAGATCGATCAGATCGCTTCCAGATCAGGGTTGGGGAATATAAGGACTATAGTGAACCGGTGCACATCAGGGAAGGCGATCACCGAAATATACAACACCTTCGAAAAAAATTATCAACAGCAGACGGTTTGGAAAATGCTTATGGGGACTATACTTCGCTTTCTTTGCCTGAGGGTTCATTTGATCATGTCGATGTTCGGTATTCGGACTTCAGTGACGCTGACTTTAGGAAATGTAGCTTCATAAATTCCGTTCTCATCGGCACAAAGTGGCACCGAAGCAACCTAAGCGAAACGGATCTTCGCGGAAGCGTGCTCACCGATGCCAGTTTTCGGGGATGTAACCTGAAGGGAGCCAACCTTTCGGAAACCTCGGATGGAGGAAACGGGGATGGATTTGCAACAACTTCGCTGGGACTTCAAGGTATTTCCTTCGAGAGAGCCAATCTAGAAAACGCGGATTTGAGAGGCGCGAACTTGGCTCAAGCCGATTTCAAAGAGGCAAATCTTACAGGTGCACAGGTATGGATTCATGATCGCGATAAGTATGAAGACCAATGGAGCGACAAGCAACTGGCATCGGTACTTTGGGTGGCACTACCCACGCGAGAAGACAAGGAGGGACTATGGTCCAGCAATATTACGAACTGA
- a CDS encoding SMI1/KNR4 family protein, with amino-acid sequence MRMDINTVVLPLPSDELLDVVERSLRVSFPEAYRIFIKENNGAVPITNVFSFNQHKYLIEKFLCVLDDSESDPINGWYDIEVTITQIGDRLTDNEDLVGMNVVPIAALFSGDFICLDFRETKEPTVVIWFHEESEEFSPVIQMVACNITEFFEMLKE; translated from the coding sequence ATGAGAATGGATATTAATACAGTTGTTCTACCATTACCGAGCGATGAATTATTAGATGTAGTCGAACGAAGCTTGAGAGTTTCATTTCCCGAAGCTTATAGAATCTTTATTAAGGAGAATAATGGAGCTGTACCAATCACTAATGTTTTTAGTTTTAATCAGCATAAATATCTTATTGAGAAATTTTTGTGTGTACTAGATGACAGTGAGTCTGATCCCATAAATGGTTGGTATGATATTGAGGTTACTATTACACAAATAGGGGATAGATTAACTGACAATGAAGATTTAGTCGGAATGAATGTAGTCCCGATCGCAGCGCTTTTTTCAGGAGATTTTATTTGTTTAGATTTCAGAGAAACAAAAGAGCCTACAGTAGTTATTTGGTTTCATGAAGAGTCTGAGGAATTTTCTCCTGTGATACAAATGGTTGCCTGTAATATAACTGAATTTTTTGAAATGCTAAAAGAGTAG